The DNA window GCTACTATACTTACACCTATATTTGTTAATAATGTAGCTGGAGATCAATATCTTTCAATAGTTATACCTGGAAGAATGTTTAAGGAAAGTTATGAAGAGAGAGGATTAGCTGCTAAAAACTTATCAAGAGCTTTAGAGGATTCAGGAACAATGTCATCACCACTTGTACCTTGGAACACTTGTGGAGCATTCATGATGAGTGCTTTAGGGGTAGGACCATGGGTTTATGTACCATATTGTTTCTTTAATCTTATTTCCCCAATACTATCTGTAATTTATGGATTTACAGGATTTACAATAGAAAAAATAAAGAAAGATTAACTATAAAAGAGCCGAGATTTTTCTCGGCTCTTTAAATACTACTTTTCTACTTGATAAATATTATCTATTTTAAACCCTAAAAATTTTTCAGCAACTTTTTTAAATTTTTCAATCTCACCACTTACAAAGAAATCAATTTTTCCTTTTTCAGTTGATGGATTAAGAAGATTAAGTTTTTCTAAAGTTTTCTGTAACTCAATAGCAGTTTCCTTTGCTGGATCTACAATTGTTTTAGTAAATAACTTAGCTATATCTTCTCTAATAAGAGGATAATGAGTACATCCTAATACTACAGTATCCACAGTTTCAGGGAAAGCTGCTATATGATTTCTTAAAATCTCTTCTCTATTTTCATATGTTTCCCAAGAATTTTCTACCATAGGACATAATTCAGAGCAACCCTCTTGATATACTGTAATACCATTATCTAATTTTTTAATAGCATTAGCATAAGCATTTGATTTAGCAGTAAAAGGAGTAGATAAAACTCCGATATTTTTACTTTTGCTTGCATTAATAGCTGATTTAGCTCCTGGATTTATAACCCCTATAACAGGAATATTGTATCTTTCATTGATTATCTCTAATGAAGCAGCAGTAGCTGTATTACAAGCTATAACCACAGCTTTACAATTATTAACTTTAAAAAATTCCATAATTTTTAGACATAATCTTTGTATATCTTCTAATGTTCTTTCTCCATATGGAGCATTTCCATTATCTCCATAGTAAAGAATATTTTCATTAGGTAAAGCATTGATAATTTCCTTTAAAACAGTTGTTCCCCCAACACCAGAATCAAATACTCCAATGTTAAAATTATTGTTCATAATTTAATTCCCCCCAATCAAGTATTTAATTTATGTAGCTATTTTTAATATTAAGAGAACATATTAATAAATATTGTAATTACAGCAGCATTTG is part of the Fusobacterium varium genome and encodes:
- a CDS encoding glutamate racemase, with the protein product MNNNFNIGVFDSGVGGTTVLKEIINALPNENILYYGDNGNAPYGERTLEDIQRLCLKIMEFFKVNNCKAVVIACNTATAASLEIINERYNIPVIGVINPGAKSAINASKSKNIGVLSTPFTAKSNAYANAIKKLDNGITVYQEGCSELCPMVENSWETYENREEILRNHIAAFPETVDTVVLGCTHYPLIREDIAKLFTKTIVDPAKETAIELQKTLEKLNLLNPSTEKGKIDFFVSGEIEKFKKVAEKFLGFKIDNIYQVEK